The window GGTGGTGGTACTATAGTCGCCAAAGGAACTCCTGAACAAGTTGCTAAGCATAAAACGAGTCATACGGCGAGGTTTTTGAAGAAGGAACTTTAAATCAGTAGGCAGTTTTTTAGTAGGTAGGTGGCAGTAAGTTTTTCTCATTTTATAAATAACTATTTAAACCATATAATAGAAGTTGTTTGTTATGAATCCTATTGCAATAGTTATTGATAAGAATAACAAATTGTTAGATAATGATTCTCTTTTTCTTATCAGTTTTATTCCAAAGTAAATATTGATCGCACAAACGAGAATGTTTACAAATAATACCCAATCTGGGTACATAAATGCAAAAGCTATATTTGTAAAATGGTATTGGTAATAGAGGACAATCATGTGATAAGACCAAAAGACGGATACAGTAGTCTGAATGGATCCTAACATGATCTTAATTTTATCTTTCACGTTTTGCATTATTCTAATTGATAAAATCTTCGTTTGAACGTTTCATGTTTATCTAAAGGTAATATTAATAATGAAGCGCTATATTTTAAAAATTTAAAACAATACTTATCAGGTGTTTAAAGTAACATTCTCTAACAAGGTTAGTAAGTTTTTACTCTAAATTCTAGCTTTTTAGAAAGTTTAAGCATCTTTCAACCTTTCCGACCAAAGCTCGCTATCGCTCACTTTGCCCACCTTTCATTATCCCAGTAATTTGCCTGAGCAAATTATCAGGGACTGAGGAAAGGAGTTTTTTTAAGCATTTTGAACAAGAGTTACCCTTGCTTTTGCAAGGTTTGCTTTATGGCTTCAAAGGTTCCTTCCCAGTTGACGTCGCCGTATTTTTCTCCTAATCGTACGATGATTAAATTGTCTGATGGACTAACGTATATGAATTGTCCCAGAATCCCTTCGGCAATGAAATCGCCTGTTGTGTTGGGAATCCACCATTGGTATTGATAGCCCCATCGACTTCCATTTAACGTATCAATTTTAGTAGAGTTTTTTACCCAATCTTTAGAAACAAGTTGTTTCCCGTTCCAGTTACCTTCGTTAAGGTACAAACGACCAAATTTTGCAAAATCAATCGCTCTCGCATTTAAACAGCAAAAGGTCTTTTCAATACCATTCTTCTTTTTATCAATGCTCCAGGAAGCATCGTATTCCATTCCAACTTCTTTCCATAATTTCTCTTCTAAGTATTGAGAAATGGTTTTCTCTTTCAAAACACGATCTAAGATAAGTCCTAACAATTGCGTGTTACCGCTTACATATTCAGTTCTCTCGCCAGGTTCTCTTTTTAAATCCAGTTTTAAACTGGACTTTTCTAGTCGTCTTCCATAGTAGAAAGTTGCTGCATCACCAAAGGGATTGTAATAGCTTTCATTAAAATCTAACCCAGATGTCATTTGTAGCAAATTCTCCACGGTTACCTCATCAAATCCGTTTTCTTTAAGCTCTGGAAGGTACTTAGTTACAGGATCATCTACCGAGCCAATTAAACCTTCTTCTAAAGCGCAACCTATCAAGAATGAGGTAAATGATTTTGCCATAGAAAAAGAAGCCACAATAGATGCTCGATCATAATCATTAAAATAGTTCTCGTATTTGATCGTGTCATTTTGAATGACTAAAAAAGCTACTGTTTTGTGTTTTTCAAGATAGTCTTCAAAGCTGCTGCCATCTTTTAATTTGACAACCAGTGGTTGTTCCACCTCTTTTTTAAAATAGAAAACATCAGTAGTATCATTTTTAATCTCTCGTTTAGGAAAGATTTTATGATCGGTAATGTTTGCAAAATTATAATAGGCAAATCGTCCTATTTTGCAGGAAGATGCGGTAATAACAACTAGTAGAAGGAGAACTATTTTTTTCATCGGTTAGAAACTTTAGCTTACTAAAATACAGTTTTTAGTAAAGCAATAAAAGTACTTATCACAACCATGACAGCTCCTAATTTATATTTGAAATGATCCAAGAACAATCAAATACCTCAGAAGACAGCTCAATCAATGTACTTTTTTTTATTCCGCTTTCGCGAAAGCGAAAACTTGAACCAGCATCAAACTCTTAAATCCATCCATAAAAAAATCCTCCATCGAGAAGATGGAGGATGTACAATTAAAAGTAGAATAGTATCTAAGCAAACTAGCCTTTTCTATAGATTGACTTTTATGTGAAAACGTAGTTCTCTACTAAGGATACTGTGATACACCTAAGTTTTTAGAATCTATTGTTATTTGCTGGCTCAATAGCTGGTTGTTATTGAGAACTCCTTCTAGATAGATCGTGAACGGCGTCAATGGCTTCTTAATTTTTATAGTATAATTACCTTGATCGTCTGGAGTAACCTGAGCTTTCCAGTCTAGAGTCCCATATTTTAAATAAAAATCGCTGTTGTAATTAGCATACTTAGGAGTGTAAAAAGACTTTTGCGAGGTAAAACGCAATGGTGGAGTATAACTTACACCTACTTTTTTATCCTTACTACCGTCATCTATTCTAAAAGGTCCCGTATAAATTCTTATAGCACCACCAGAGGTTCTAAAAGCTGATCCTGGCTGCGTACCTAACCCAGTTTGATTAATTTCTACGTAATCTACTTCGCTCATAAAAATAAATCTTGAAGGAATACTATAACCAAAAAACGCATCATCTATAAATATAGCCATTACATCTCGAGTACGAGACTTAAAGGTGAGATCCCTATTTCCTTCAACTCTTATACCGCTTTGTGCTCTTATATAATCTTCAAGCATGAAGTACATTTTTCTATCTGAGCTAGTCAAAACTTTTACTTCTCCAAATCTTCCTTTACTTAATTCTTCAGCTCGTGTAAGCGCTTCTTCTCTTTCGGTAACGATCACTATCTCGTCTAGATTCTGTACGCCTTCAATAGGTTGATTTAAAATAAAATCATATGCTTCCACCTGAGGTATTTCCTCAAATTTTGTATTTAATGCAACTGTTTCTGTATTGAAAACAGGAAACTCACTAGGGTAACTTTCTATATTTAATTTGGGTTTTCTAAATTTTTGATTTTTCAAGATATCTGTAATAAAAAGACTGTCTTGATCTTCTACGTATACATTTTCTAACCAAAAAGAATCCTTGGTGTCATCATAATCTAAAATAAGATGGGATTGTTCATTAGGAAGATCTACATAAAATCCATCCAGCCTTTTATTTTTATCAGATTTCAATGTCGCTTTAACAGTAAGACCATTTTCTGCTAGATGATAAGACTCCTTAATTTTAAATTTATTAAACCAGTTATAACTTCTCCATCCTTGAGTAAGCATTAAATTATCCAGATCGTATCGTTTTTTCCCATCTACATCAGTAAAATAATAGGATGCGTTTTCAATCGAACCTTTTAAATAAGATTGTAAATAATTTTGAGAAACAATTGATTGATGTTTGTTATAAGATAAAGTTTGAACTGGTAAGATACTCGCACTTATGCTACCTAAGCTTGATGCTTTTGAGGACTTCCCTTTAAAACTTATTTGAATAGAATCTGCTGTTTGCGATACTGCCACATCGTCAAATGCATGCTTTTCAAATCCTACAGAATTGAAAATGATACGCTCAGAGATAGGCTCTTTTAAATCATCAAACAGAGTAACTACATTTATCCCAGAAGGTAAAGTACTCAAGTCAAATGAAAAAAGCTGCTTACCTTCTTTCCTGAAAATAACGTCTGATAAAAGAATTCCTCTATCGTTGTGTACAGCAATTTGATACTTTTTATTTTTCACTTGTTTGTTAGTAGCCTCATTGAGTAAAACATTTACAAATAAATTTTTACTATCTGTCGCACAAGAAAGAACGGTTCCCAGAGGTTCAATTGTTATTTCTAACGGCACCTTGTAGTCTTCATCTTTATAGGAATAAGTAGCATAATAATTAGTAGATATACTAGGTTTCAAGTAAAAACGACCTATTCCAACTTGATTAGTACTGAAATTTGAAATAAAATTGTTCTCCCGATCATAGATTTTTCCTTTTAAATTGCCTATCCCATGACCGGTGTTGTCCTTTGCAATTATTCCTACAGCGTTTACCACTTCATCAACGAACTTACCACCTTCAGGTAGAAATTGAATATCTAAATCGGTAGCTGTAATTTCTTCTCTAATTACTTTTTCTAATTTTGGGTCTATAATTCTTATATGTTCTGAGTAATGATTTTGAGCATCAAAATTACGCATCCAGTTAGTATATGCTTTTATTACATAAGATCCTGAAGTAAAAGTACTATCCAACTCTATAACATTAGAAGCTGTGCCATTACGTAGACCTAATAATTGTTGCGATAAAACATCTCCAGACTTATTTTCAAGGGTAACATATAAATTGCTTGATATAGCAGACGGATTTTTAGACAGTTTATCTAGCACATATGCTGTAAAAGCAATCTGTTCTCCTTTAATATAAGTAGATTTATTAAGATGCAAATAAGCCACTTCCTGAGGAATATTATTAAACGTAGTATACGTTTTAGAAAGTACATCATCATTTTCATTTTGAGCGGAAAGACTCCAACAACACAACAGTAAAAAGCACAGTAAAAAGGAATGTAGCAACTTCATAATCTTAATTTTAAAGAATAAACTTCAATTGATTTCCTTATAAAGATATTACTCAAACTTCAATTCGTTCTATCATTTAACTTTTATTTGACATGAATTCAATTACAAAACTATCGATTACTTAATTAGAAGTCAGCCTTTTACTAAAATCACTTTTTCAGATTCAAAAAAACTATCAAAGTCTACACGCATCAAACTCTTAAATCCATCCATAAAAAAATCCTCCATCGAAATGATGGAGGATGTATAATTATCTAAGAAAAGAGATTATGAAAGCTCTTTTGCTCTGCGTTTACGTTCGTTTTCATCTAAGAAGATTTTACGTAATCTTAAATGATTAGGAGTTACCTCTACGTACTCATCTTTCTGAATGTATTCTAAAGCTTCTTCTAGTGTGAACTTTACTGGCGGAGCAATTTTTACTTTATCGTCGTTACCGGCACTACGCACGTTAGAAAGTTTCTTTGTTTTAGTAAGGTTAATCGCTAGATCATCTGGTCTAGAGTTCTCTCCTACTACCTGACCACCGTAAATCTCTTCACCTGGGTGAATAAAGAATTTACCACGATCTTGTAATTTATCCATAGAATAAGGAATAGAAGTTCCCTTTTCCATAGAAATCATAGAACCATTAATACGTCCTGCGATCTCACCTTTGTAAGGTTCAAAACCTACAAAACGGTGGTTCATAATCGCCTCACCAGCTGTAGCAGTGATCAATTGATTACGTAAACCTATGATACCACGAGATGGCATTTTAAATTCTATGACCATACGATCACCTTTAGGCGTCATACTCGTCATTTCTCCTTTTCTCAAAGTAACCATTTCTACAGCCTTACCACTTACATTTTCTGGCAAGTCAATAGTAAGCTCTTCAACAGGCTCACATTTAACACCATCGATTTCTTTGATAATTACTTGTGGCT is drawn from Nonlabens dokdonensis DSW-6 and contains these coding sequences:
- a CDS encoding serine hydrolase domain-containing protein; this encodes MKKIVLLLLVVITASSCKIGRFAYYNFANITDHKIFPKREIKNDTTDVFYFKKEVEQPLVVKLKDGSSFEDYLEKHKTVAFLVIQNDTIKYENYFNDYDRASIVASFSMAKSFTSFLIGCALEEGLIGSVDDPVTKYLPELKENGFDEVTVENLLQMTSGLDFNESYYNPFGDAATFYYGRRLEKSSLKLDLKREPGERTEYVSGNTQLLGLILDRVLKEKTISQYLEEKLWKEVGMEYDASWSIDKKKNGIEKTFCCLNARAIDFAKFGRLYLNEGNWNGKQLVSKDWVKNSTKIDTLNGSRWGYQYQWWIPNTTGDFIAEGILGQFIYVSPSDNLIIVRLGEKYGDVNWEGTFEAIKQTLQKQG